Genomic window (Candidatus Obscuribacter sp.):
GAACCTTGTTAGGAAGTTGTAAAACCAATAAAGTCAGCCACATTAAGGCTCATGAAAACCTCCATTTATCACGCAATCTATTGCACTCTGGCTGGCACCAATCCTGGCGGTATCAAAAATGAAATTGGTAATCACTGGCGGTCCATCAGTCGGTAAAACCAGATAATCGTAACTGGACTGCAAAATATCGGCTTCACAAAGTAGTGCACGAAATAGACACCCGGACCATCAAGAAGGCAAATTTTTTTGCCCTGGGTAGACAGACAAAATTTCAAGCTGAAGTGTTGCGCCGCCAGTTGTCGGCAGAAGCAGCAATACTAGACTTTGACAAACCAGTCATATTAGACCGTGGATTATTTGACGGCGAAGCCTACTATCTTTATGACAAATTGCCTGTGCCAAACGCCTTTGGCAATCTCAGACGCCAGCCAGTATGCAGCAGCCTTTTTAATTGAACCGCTGGACTTTTGGAAGAAACCGGTGCGAGAAGACCTTGCGCTTACAAAAGAAATTAGTGTCATCCTCAAACATTGCTCGAAAGCGGAAGAGTAAAAGTTGTACGCGTGCAAACGATGCCGCCAACCGAACGAATCCAGTATGTGACGCAGCAAATCGAAGCAATCAAAAAGACGCAAAGTTACATCAGTCGAACAAGCCACACACAGAGCAGCAATGGCATTCAGACCGGTTTACTCCGGAATGGCCCATTTTTATCTATTAACCCTGCATTTATCGATATTGCCAGCCTGAGATGCTAATCTATTAGCATTTCCTAAGGGGCGATTATGCAGGCTTCAAAGAACCAACCAATACTTTCGTAGAGCGCCAAAGACAGAGACTGGGCGCAGGACTTGGGAGACTGTCCTTGTGTCTCCCAGGAGAAGTAAAGTTGAATGTGTAATTGAGCTTGACAATGGCGAGCTTGGCACTTTTAACGGTTTTAGAGTACAGCACGACAATAGCCGTGGACCATACAAAGGCGGCTTGCGTTATCCCGAAGTCGACCCAGATGAGGTCAACAGCCTGGAATCACTAATGACCTGGAAAACTGCGTGGCAATATCCCCTATGGCGGTGCCAAAGGCGGCATCAACTGCGATCCGGGTGAACCACTATCGCACTCCGAAAGAAGGTAACTCGCGCCTTTATCTGACGAAACCGTGACATCGTCGGACCCGGTCCAAGCTACCAGCGCCAGACATGGGGCACTAATGCTCAGACCGTGCCGGATTGTGGACCAATACTCCAAATATCGCGGCTGGACACCATCTGGTTACTGGCAAACCGCTGTTGGGCGGCAGCAGGCACGAACAAGCCACTGGTGAGGCATCTACTTTGTCACAGAAGCAGTCCTGCATGATCTCAAAATGGACATCAAACAAGACTGCCTTTATTATACAAGGCTTAGGTAATTGGGCTCCTGGGCAGCTAGATTTATCCTGGGGCTGGTGGGCGTGTCATTGCTATTGCTGACGCCACCGGGGCTGTTGTAAAACAGATTATCGACATCACAGCACTCTGGCACCACACCACCGAGACCGGCGGTGTCAAAGGATTTAGCGGGGCTGAGTCGCTTGATCCAGCCAAGATATTTACACTGGAGTGTGATGTGCTTTTGCCAGCAGCACTCGGTAATGTCATACCGAAGCCAATGTCAAAGACCTCAAATGCAAAGTCTTAATCGAAGGCGCTAATGGACCCAACAACCCCAGTGGCTGATGAATACTTGATCAAACAAGGCATCACCGTTGTCCCCGATATCTTCGCTAACTCGGGCGGAGTTATAGTCTCATATTTTGAGTGGGTGCAAAACGTACAGCAATTCCGCTGGCGCGTAGAGCGTGTCAATCAGAGCCCAAGCCTTTGATGCTTGACTCCTGCAAAGAGATAAAAAGGCATCTGTCAGAGCAGCGATTGCGATATACGGCAGCTTTTCAGCTAGCTATCGCGAAAGTGGCTCGCACCACAGCTTTGCATGGACTCGAAAACGAAAGCCTGCATGCTCTCAACCCCGCACCAAAAGATAAAAATGGAAAAATCAGACCTGGCAGTTGTGGGCCCGACAAGGGCGAAGACCTGAGCGACGACGATTGGTATAAAATGTCTATCAAGGTGATGCGGTCCCACAGCTGACCTGGCGCACTTTGGTCCTGATGGGCGGATGGCGCGCACTTATGTCGATATCAATCTCTACACCATGCTCAAGCTCGGCTGGGCATTTGGTGTAGCAATCACGGCTTGTGTACTCAGTTTTGTACTGTGGAATGGACTGAGACTGATTTTCCCAAAACTATCCGAGATGTCCATCCTCGAAAACAACTGTATGCAATCAACTGCATCGGCTGCCGGCTACTCTACCGGTGCCACAGTAGGTCTGGCTTTGGCGCATTGCTCATGATCACAGGCAAGCACGTAGACTGGCAGATACTTTTGCCATGGACTGCGGTATCGGCACTACTTGGTGTATTTTTGGCTGTGCCAATGAAGCGCCAGATGATCAACAAAGAAAAATTGCCATTTCCCAGTGGCATTGCCGCTGCTCAAACGCTTAAAAGCTTGCATGGCAAAAGCAAAGAAGCCGTCGTCCAGGCTTATGCTCTGGTGGCAGCAATGGTGGCAGCAGGACTGACTGGCTTTCTAAAGAATGGTCAGTATCCCTGGCAAATAGCAGCCAAACTCAAGATACCCGAGTTTATCGAGTTTAACTTGCCATGGCAAAAGATCAATCTCAAAGACTTCCCGGGCTTTGGCTTTGAGCCCAGCATGTTACTGGCAGCAGCCGGCATGCTTGTCGGTATGCGTGTATCGCTATCGATGTTGATTGGCTCACTGATACTCTACTTTTTTATGGGACCCTATGTA
Coding sequences:
- a CDS encoding OPT/YSL family transporter; the protein is MARTYVDINLYTMLKLGWAFGVAITACVLSFVLWNGLRLIFPKLSEMSILENNCMQSTASAAGYSTGATVGLALAHCS